The Sulfolobus sp. A20 genomic interval GAGGCAATTAAAAAATATAAGGAGGAGGCTGATCCAGAAGAAATATTTAATCCAGGTAAGCTCTTTGATCCTAAGAATAGAGCTAAAGCTGTACTGGAGATACCATCTAGGCAACAAGAGGCCCTACGTTTCAGATTTGGCATAGGAATTGCGAAGAGGCTATCTCCGGGTGGAGAAGTTGACGGTTTTAAACATGTGAGAAGGTATTTAGAAGATTTCGCTGATTATGCCCTAATGTGCATAGATTGTGCTATGTGTGTAACGGTGTGTCCACAATATAGATTAATTCCACAATGGCCATACGCCCCTAAAGGTATGTTTGATTTCGTAAAAGGAGCAATAGCCTACCATGAGTTACAAGGTACCATAGATATTCCAGACAGTGCGATTGCTGAATTATCTGGTTGTCATAAATGTGGTCTTTGTGATGGAGTATGCCCCGCCAAAATACCAATTTCCACATTACTTCTAAAGCTCAATAGTCTTGTGGCTAAGAAAATGCCGGAGGAGCCATCAGTGGATCTTCCTTTATTATCTGATGAGGAATTATCGTCAATAATAGATCCCAATAGTCAGATAATTCTCTGGATAGGAAAAAACATGATGAATAACCCTTCAGTAGCTACAACAGCATTAAAACTGATAAAGAAAATGGGATTAAAAGTGAAAATTATAGGTACCGGTTCAGATAGTGGCTTCTTAGATTACATAAGTGGTAATGGGAATAAGTTTGTCGAAAAGATGAAACAAAATCTTAACGTACTGAGTAATTCATTAGAAATAGTAACTATAACTCCTGAGGACTATAGAACATTTTCAACTGCATATAAGGACTATTCTAAGCTATTGGGAACTGAAGCTTATTTTGAAGTTGTTCCCCTAGAGTTAAGATTGTTAAAGTCGATAATGGTGGAAGGTAATAACGAGAATGTCAATTTGCACATAGCTTGTTTCTCCTCTAGTTACGCAGATGAAATAGTGAGAAGACTTTCTGAAAAAGGATTTAGAGTAAAAAAGATTGAGGGTTGCTCGGGAGCTGTATTAGAAAAAAGCCTAGGTAAAAGAGCAGATCTAATGGCTAAGGCCATAGGGGAGAAGTATGGAAAAATAATTACCTTATGTCCGTTAGCTGCTGCTAAGTTTAGAAGTGTGGGTATTAACGCAATAACCTTAATAGAATTTCTAGCAGAAAAGTTAGGTATTCAATCACCTGAATACCAAGTAATAACTTTCAAGCTTAGTGAAAAAGACAAAGAGTATATTAAATCCTTATTGTTATCTTCATTATTAGGAAGTCTTAACGCAAGAGCTGATGTTATAGCTGATACAGCTACTTTCTCCACCTCAGGCTTAGATGAATATAAGAAGATTATTGAGCCAATTGTTTCTGAGTCTGTGGACGAGATAGCTAAGTCCATAAGTGCTAAGCTTTACGATACGATTAAATCATTGATAACTGAAAAATCATCAAGCAAGCCAATTATTATTGCAGAATACATTAGAGAACTTTCAAATGTTCTATCAACAATAGAGCTAGATAAGGCAATTCAACCATTCATGACTCTGTTGAGGAGCAAAATTAAGGAAGAATATGACGAAAAGGTTGTTAGTTTAGCCTTAATACAACTACTAAGAGAGAATGAGGAGAGGCTCAAGAACATATTATCGACAGAACTTAATAAAATGTAGTTTTATTACATATTTATACTTTTTATTTATAAATAACGACAATTTTTACATTTCAGGATTTGTAAGTGTATATTAGTCACTCATTCTGACTAATAAGACTTCACCATACTTAATATAGCATTTCATATAATTAACTGAAAATCTGATAGTTTATTATTTTATGTATATTTCAATTTTTTATCATTATTAATATTATATAATTAATAACCTACTTAAATATTAACAATTTTAAGATATAACCAAAGGCAAGATTTTTTATTGTTTTTATTCTAGTTGCAATTGGGGCAATTACCCCAAATATTTAAGCTTTAATTACCGGAAAGGGGCAAAGATTAAATATGGGTTATAGAGTTTTCTCTGCAGGGCAATACAAAATACGTCAGAGAGGGGATAAGTATTATGTTTACTTTATAGAGAAGGACGATAGGGGTAAGGTAAAGGAGCATTACGTTGGTCCTTTAGCTGACGTGGTTGAGTTTTACGTTAGAAATGGGGGGAGTGGGGCACTCCCCCACAGTGCGGGGGACGGGATTTGAACCCGTGCAGGCCTTCGCCAGCGGAGCCTCAGTCCGCCCCCTTTGCCCTAGCTCGGGCACCCCCGCACTCTCACCTATATTCTATTTCAACTAGGTATAAAGTTTTACGACTCCATAGTAATTTTGCTCATAGATAAGTTTTAGCCTAGTCTCAGTTGATATTACTTTCTAAATAATTCGAAAAGTTATGATTAGCTTAATTAAAGTCTCATTAAAGCTAAATCGTATCTCCTATAATCCAGTTTTGTTCATTTTATCCTATTCAATTCCTACATTCGTATTGGTCTATCCGTCATTTTTTATACCTATGCTAGCTAAACATTTTCCTTATTGGGAGGCTTTTTTGTTATTATCCTTACCATTTTTGGGTAGGGTTTTTGGTTCAGTGCTCTATCAATTCTTTAGATCTTACACTATACCCTTTATCTTACTTTCTTTACTGACGTTTTTGCAGTCTAATTTATTGTTAATATTTCCAGTTAGGTTTCTCATAGGGGTTCTCTTTGGTCTATTAACTAGTTATGCTGTCGATAACGCTGTGAAGAGTAGTAACAATTTGATACTCGGGTTAACTACTGGAGGCTGGAGTATTGGGTGGGTTTTATCTTATATAGCGTATCAATTCCTACACTCCTTTTATGAGATTAACCTATTCGCTAGTGTTTTAATATTATCCTTATCCTTCTTAGGCATTGGGCAACCATTAAAGGTTCTCAAAGCTAGAGTGAACTTTTCATTTCCTAAAGTCTCGTCTGTTCTAATTTACTTGTCAGCCTTGACTCCCGCATTTGCGTTAGAAGTAATTCCCAGCATACTAGAGAAGATTAATTTAACATGGCTCATTTTACCAGCTTATGTTTTATCAATAATAGCCTACTTGGGGTTACCAATTATTGGTCAGAGAATGGGTATTAGAAAGTGTGTAATAGTCACGATGATAGTTATGTTACTGTCGGGACTATCTACTTTCTTACTTTATCCTTATATGTTATTACCCTTTACAATTTTTGGATTAGGTATTCTGTCGATCGTACCCAAGTATTTAGACTTGAGGGGTGAAAAGAGTGAAAGATTGGGAATGGCACTAAATATTGGTTCAATAGCCGGTATCGCAATTCCTACATTATACTCATTGTTTCCAATTACACCGGAATCGTTTCTAATAGCTTCATCTTTAATGATATTTATATTATGACTTAGGATTATTCAACGATTATTAGATTCTTACTCTTAGTGGTTAAACTTATATGGTGAATCCAATACACATTATAATGATTAGGGATGAGTCTTTGACCAATATGTCCTTAATAAGCAGGAGTTAAAAACTCTGTTAAAGGAATTGAAGAAATGGAAAGCTCCTGCAACCGTCTTGTTATCTCTGTATATCCCTCCGGGTAGACCAGTACCAGATGTGGTTAATCTACTAAGACAAGAGTATTCAATAGCTCAAAACATAAAATTAAAGAGAACTAGAGATGCAGTATTAGCAGCTATAGGTGCTGCCATAGATAGATTAAACAAGATACCTAAAGTGGAAGGTAACGGCTTAGTACTCTTTTGCGGAGAAAATTTTGATACAGAAGAC includes:
- a CDS encoding FAD-binding and (Fe-S)-binding domain-containing protein, which produces MGVAEDLKGLLGENFRDDLTERLSHSADMGFIPELVWSGIKINIVPDYVVYPRSVEDVINVVKIALKYKVPLTPYGRGTNRYGNAIPADGGILLDFSKMSNVSIDKANKVAIVEPGATWKLVDIYAQQEGLQLRTFPSSYDSSVGGGIASDSLGIGSYEYGFISDNVTFVDIVNPRGDIVRLEGKDLALACGAEGTTGIIVRAGIKLRNFSPTEAMVISFDSLDQMVKAVGEFYREVIPAWHVQVRGPYISTYMAEKYKAPLDPQKWNMVILYPSPRSPLVEPKVYKISQAYGGKVFEGEWTGWWSFNHGVVAALRTQGLLIHQHGLIHYTALTELLNNLSKTLGKIGELSPDGGYDVDIALERREVLLVNSFTQVSVNPVDKKILYDLAKNTLMMEEYIKVGGSLLSIGIFAHKYAKNRLNSMGKTFMDLGVDRYEAIKKYKEEADPEEIFNPGKLFDPKNRAKAVLEIPSRQQEALRFRFGIGIAKRLSPGGEVDGFKHVRRYLEDFADYALMCIDCAMCVTVCPQYRLIPQWPYAPKGMFDFVKGAIAYHELQGTIDIPDSAIAELSGCHKCGLCDGVCPAKIPISTLLLKLNSLVAKKMPEEPSVDLPLLSDEELSSIIDPNSQIILWIGKNMMNNPSVATTALKLIKKMGLKVKIIGTGSDSGFLDYISGNGNKFVEKMKQNLNVLSNSLEIVTITPEDYRTFSTAYKDYSKLLGTEAYFEVVPLELRLLKSIMVEGNNENVNLHIACFSSSYADEIVRRLSEKGFRVKKIEGCSGAVLEKSLGKRADLMAKAIGEKYGKIITLCPLAAAKFRSVGINAITLIEFLAEKLGIQSPEYQVITFKLSEKDKEYIKSLLLSSLLGSLNARADVIADTATFSTSGLDEYKKIIEPIVSESVDEIAKSISAKLYDTIKSLITEKSSSKPIIIAEYIRELSNVLSTIELDKAIQPFMTLLRSKIKEEYDEKVVSLALIQLLRENEERLKNILSTELNKM
- a CDS encoding putative integrase produces the protein MGYRVFSAGQYKIRQRGDKYYVYFIEKDDRGKVKEHYVGPLADVVEFYVRNGGSGALPHSAGDGI
- a CDS encoding transporter, whose translation is MISLIKVSLKLNRISYNPVLFILSYSIPTFVLVYPSFFIPMLAKHFPYWEAFLLLSLPFLGRVFGSVLYQFFRSYTIPFILLSLLTFLQSNLLLIFPVRFLIGVLFGLLTSYAVDNAVKSSNNLILGLTTGGWSIGWVLSYIAYQFLHSFYEINLFASVLILSLSFLGIGQPLKVLKARVNFSFPKVSSVLIYLSALTPAFALEVIPSILEKINLTWLILPAYVLSIIAYLGLPIIGQRMGIRKCVIVTMIVMLLSGLSTFLLYPYMLLPFTIFGLGILSIVPKYLDLRGEKSERLGMALNIGSIAGIAIPTLYSLFPITPESFLIASSLMIFIL